The window CCGTCTGGACGATCTGGAGGCTCAGGGCTGGTAACGTGTGTTGGCGCTTGCAGGGTGAGGGGAGCAGGCTATTTTTGCGGTGATTTGTTGACCCGACGCGAACAGATACTCGTTGCTTCCATCGTGGCCGCCTTCGCGGTGGGGCTGGCGGTGAAGTGGTGGCGTGACTCGGCCTCGCTTCGCAGCCTGCCACCCGTGACGGTCACCACTCATTGATTTTTTTATGCAGTCGATTGGATTTCAAGAAGCCCTGGAGCAGATCCTGGCCTCAGACACTCGCTACCATGCCGAGGCCTACGCCTTTCTGCGCGACGCGCTGGAGGGGACGCTGAAGCGCCGCAAAAAGGCGCGCAAGGACGCTCCACCCTCGCATGTGAATGCCGCCGAACTACTCGACGGCTTCCGCATTCATGCCTTGCAGGAGTGTGGCCCGATGGCGGTTACGGTGCTGGACTACTGGGGCGTGCGATCCTGCGAGGATGTGGGCAACATGGTGTTCAATCTCGTGAACGCCGGAGCCTTTGGCAAAACGGACGAGGACACGATCGAGAGCTTCCGCCTGGGATATGATTTCCGGGAGGCGTTCGTGATTCCTTTCCTCCCCGAGCCAACAAATTTGAGCGCCGGAGCCCCTGGCGTTGTCGGAAAGAAAAAATGAAGTCGTTGATCCCCTGTGCCCTTCTCTCTATGTCCATTGCCCTAGCGCCAGCCAAGGAGACCCGTGTAGTCAAGGAAACCCCGGTATTACCCGATAACAAGGCCCAGTCCTTCACTCTGCCTAACGGTCTCACCCTCATCGTCGAGGAGGACCACAGCGCTCCAGTCGCAAGCGTGCAGGCGTGGTGCGGCACGGGGAGTATCGATGAGGGAAACTGGATGGGGGCAGGCCTCTCTCACATCCTGGAGCATATGCTCTTTAAGGGCACGGAGAAGCGCAAGTCAGGCGACATCGCCCGTCAGATCCAGGACCAGGGTGGCTACATCAATGCCTATACCAGCTTTGACCGCACGGTGTACTGGATCGATATCCCGTCGAGCGGAGTGGATCAGGCCATCGACATCCTCGCGGATGCCATGCTGCACTCGACGCTTCCCGAGGATGAATACGTCAAAGAGCAGGAAGTCATCCGGCGCGAATTCGCCATGGGTTTTGACGACCCGGGTCGTCAGAGCTCGCAGCTCATGCTGCGAACCGTTTTCACGGAAAGCCCGTTCCGGCATCCGGTCATCGGATATCTCGATGTTTACAACAAGCTGAAGCGCGAGGATGTCTTTGCCTATTACAAGAAGCGTTACGTGCCGAACAACCTCACCTTTGTAGTGGCAGGTGATGTTGATGCGCAGAAGGTGCGCGAGCAGGTGGAGGCCCTCTTCAAGGACGAACCCCGCCAGCCCCTCGAGCCGGTCTATGTGGCGGGCGAGCCGGAGCAGGTTGGCCGCCGCGATGTGCATGAGGAGTTTCCCACGGAGCTTACCCGCTTGTCCCTGGCTTGGAGGATTCCCGGCCTGACCAACCCCGATACACCGGCTTTGGAGCTCCTGGGCGATATCATGGGTTCCGGACGCAGTTCACTCCTCAATCAGGACCTCCGCGAGAAACAGCAGATCGTTCATTCGGTCAGCGCAGGCATGTATTCGCTTCAGACCGACGGCGTCTTTGTCATTCAGGCGCTTTGCGATCCTGACAAGCGTGAACAGGCCGAGAAGGCCGCCTTTGCCATTGTTGAGAGGATCAAGAAGGATGGCGTTACCGCGGCCGAACTCGACAAGGCACGGCGTTCCATGCTTTCGAGCCAGCTCTCGAATCTCGGCACCTCGAACGGCAAGGCTTCCGATCTCGGATCGAACTGGCTGCTGACCAAGAATCTGAATTTCAGCAAAGACTATCTCGATGCCATCGCCAGAGTGACGCCTGCGGACATCCAGCGGGTGGCCCGCCAGTACCTTCGCGACGATCGCGTCAACGTCACTTCGCTCAACCCAATAGGTTCTCTCAACCTCAAGTCCGACAAGGAAAAGGAAGCGGCCAACTCGGAGGTGAAGAGATTCGTCCTGCCCAATGGCCTGCGCCTGCTCGTCCGTGAAGACGCTCGCCTGCCGCTCGTGTCGATTTATTCGACCTTCCGCGGCGGCCTGCTGGCCGAAACGCCCAAGGACAACGGCGTGACCAAGCTCATGGCACGTACGATGCTCAAGGGTACCAAGTCTCGTACGGCGGCACAGATCGCCGAGCAAATTGAGGATGTGGGTGGCAGCATCGGCGCCGATGCCGGAAACAACAGCTTTAGCATTTCCGCCGATGTGATGAAGCCCGACCTCGCGCTCGGCCTGGACCTCGTCGCCGACGTCATCAAAAACCCGACCTTTCCGGCGGGCGAGGTGGACCTCGAGAAGCGCGGCCTCCTTGCCGCCATCAAGGCCGAGGACGAGCAGCCGACCGCCGTGGCCCGCAACGCCATGCGCAGCAGCCTCTTTGGCACGCACCCGTATGCGCTGCGCGGCAATGGCTCTGCCGAGAGCGTGGCCAGTCTGACCCCCGAGCAGCTCAAGGCCTTCCACGATGAATACGCCGTCGCGTCCAATGGTGTGATCGCCGTCTTTGGCGACGTGAAGGCCGAGGATGTGCTCAAGCTGGTCGAGAAGGACTTTGGCTCGCTGCCCGCGGGCAAGCTGGCATTGACGAATCCGCCGCAGCCGGTCTTCCCGGACAAGGCAATAGACACGCAGGAGAACCGCCCGAAGCAGCAGGCCGTGCTGATGTTTGGCTTCCCCGGCACGGATGTCCTCAGCGACGACCGCTCCGCCCTGGAGCTGATCAACGAGGCCTCGAATGATCTCGGGTCGCGGTTCTTCAACCGCATCCGCGAGCAGATGGGCCTCGCGTACTACGTGGGCGCGGGCAACTTCATGGGCCTCGCTCCGGGGTGCTTCCTCTTCTATCTCGGCACGGACCCGAAGAAGGTCGACCGCGTGAGGGTGGAGTTTCAGGATGAGATCGGGAAACTCGCCAAGGACGGTCTGACGGAAGAGGAACTCGTCCGCGCAAAGAAGAAGCTCCTCGGCTCTGAGGCGATCCGCAACCAGAGCAACTCCGCCTTCGCCGCCGCCGTGGCCATCGACGAACTCGTCGGCCTCGGGTACGACAATTATCTGAAGCGCAAGGACCAGATCGAGAGCGTGACTCTCGACGACACGAAGCGCATCGCGGCGAAGTATCTTGGCGTACCGGGCCGGGTTGAAGTAATCGTTCAACCTCCGGCGCAAGCCGCCGCGAACAACCCTCAACAGTAGCACCGATATGGCAGAAGTTCAGACATCCACCCAGGCCGGGGCCTTGACCCAGCGATTCATCGAGTTCGTCGTCATGCAGGCGCAGCAGGCGTCCCTTTTCCTCGGGCGCTTCCCGCACCCGCAGACCGGCAAGACCGAGGTGCACCTCGAGGCCGCGCGCCTCTTCATCGACCAGCTCGAGATGATCCGGGAGAAAACCCGGGGCAATCTCAGCCCTGAGGAAGTCGAGATCCTGAAAAACGTGCTCTCCGATCTTCAGATGGCCTTTGTGCAGGCGACCAACGAGGCCGCCGCCGGAGGAGCCGCGCCGGCTCCCGAGACGGCCAGCGCCGCACCCGCACCGGAGGTCGCCGCCTCCAATGCAGGCGACGAGGAGAGCAAAAAGCGCTTCTCGAAGAGCTACGGCTCCTAAGCGCGGACCGCGCTTTAGTTGGAGACCTTGATCAGCCGGGAGGTGTCGTAGCCTGCCCGGCGGATTTCCTCCAGGATGTGCTGGTAGGTTTTCGCAGGCAGTTGCGGCTCGCGGGCCAGCACCCAGAGGTACTTGCGGGACGGGTGTCCCACCACGGCCCACTGGTATTTCGGGTCGAGCGCAATGACCCAGTAGTCGCCGGTGAAGGGGCCGAAGAAGCTCACCTTCAGCTTCGCGTTGCCGCTGTCCGGCACCACGCGGGCCCTGCCGATGGCCTGGATCGTCTTGCCTTTCTTATCGAGGCAGGTGTTGGTGACCTTGATCGAACCATCCGCCTGGGGCGTGTACTCCGCCGTGCTCTGGCAGGCGCATTTCCGCTGGAACCAGTTCGGGTAGCGGGCGATTTCGTACCATTTGCCCGAGTAGCGCTGCAGGTCGACCGAGGGAACAGTCTTGAGCGTCGGCGACGCGCAGCCCGGGAGGAAAAGGCCGAGGAGCAGCATTGCAGGGAGGGTCAGCTTCGTTTTCATTGGGTGCTTCCATGAGGATACGTATTTGGATGCTGGCAGGG of the Terrimicrobium sacchariphilum genome contains:
- a CDS encoding Minf_1886 family protein; protein product: MQSIGFQEALEQILASDTRYHAEAYAFLRDALEGTLKRRKKARKDAPPSHVNAAELLDGFRIHALQECGPMAVTVLDYWGVRSCEDVGNMVFNLVNAGAFGKTDEDTIESFRLGYDFREAFVIPFLPEPTNLSAGAPGVVGKKK
- a CDS encoding M16 family metallopeptidase translates to MSIALAPAKETRVVKETPVLPDNKAQSFTLPNGLTLIVEEDHSAPVASVQAWCGTGSIDEGNWMGAGLSHILEHMLFKGTEKRKSGDIARQIQDQGGYINAYTSFDRTVYWIDIPSSGVDQAIDILADAMLHSTLPEDEYVKEQEVIRREFAMGFDDPGRQSSQLMLRTVFTESPFRHPVIGYLDVYNKLKREDVFAYYKKRYVPNNLTFVVAGDVDAQKVREQVEALFKDEPRQPLEPVYVAGEPEQVGRRDVHEEFPTELTRLSLAWRIPGLTNPDTPALELLGDIMGSGRSSLLNQDLREKQQIVHSVSAGMYSLQTDGVFVIQALCDPDKREQAEKAAFAIVERIKKDGVTAAELDKARRSMLSSQLSNLGTSNGKASDLGSNWLLTKNLNFSKDYLDAIARVTPADIQRVARQYLRDDRVNVTSLNPIGSLNLKSDKEKEAANSEVKRFVLPNGLRLLVREDARLPLVSIYSTFRGGLLAETPKDNGVTKLMARTMLKGTKSRTAAQIAEQIEDVGGSIGADAGNNSFSISADVMKPDLALGLDLVADVIKNPTFPAGEVDLEKRGLLAAIKAEDEQPTAVARNAMRSSLFGTHPYALRGNGSAESVASLTPEQLKAFHDEYAVASNGVIAVFGDVKAEDVLKLVEKDFGSLPAGKLALTNPPQPVFPDKAIDTQENRPKQQAVLMFGFPGTDVLSDDRSALELINEASNDLGSRFFNRIREQMGLAYYVGAGNFMGLAPGCFLFYLGTDPKKVDRVRVEFQDEIGKLAKDGLTEEELVRAKKKLLGSEAIRNQSNSAFAAAVAIDELVGLGYDNYLKRKDQIESVTLDDTKRIAAKYLGVPGRVEVIVQPPAQAAANNPQQ
- a CDS encoding DUF1844 domain-containing protein, which encodes MAEVQTSTQAGALTQRFIEFVVMQAQQASLFLGRFPHPQTGKTEVHLEAARLFIDQLEMIREKTRGNLSPEEVEILKNVLSDLQMAFVQATNEAAAGGAAPAPETASAAPAPEVAASNAGDEESKKRFSKSYGS
- a CDS encoding lipocalin family protein gives rise to the protein MKTKLTLPAMLLLGLFLPGCASPTLKTVPSVDLQRYSGKWYEIARYPNWFQRKCACQSTAEYTPQADGSIKVTNTCLDKKGKTIQAIGRARVVPDSGNAKLKVSFFGPFTGDYWVIALDPKYQWAVVGHPSRKYLWVLAREPQLPAKTYQHILEEIRRAGYDTSRLIKVSN